A region from the Syntrophobacterales bacterium genome encodes:
- a CDS encoding DUF3795 domain-containing protein — MNCGGCVHIDKPFWGDSCLVKNCCEGKNLEHCGKCAVFPCGLLNQFAYDKKQGDDGKRIEQCRKWSG, encoded by the coding sequence ATGAATTGCGGCGGTTGCGTACATATTGATAAGCCGTTTTGGGGTGATTCCTGCCTTGTAAAGAATTGCTGCGAAGGAAAAAATTTGGAGCATTGCGGAAAATGCGCTGTTTTCCCCTGCGGTCTTCTTAACCAATTCGCCTATGATAAAAAACAGGGTGACGATGGCAAGCGTATTGAGCAATGCAGAAAATGGTCGGGGTGA
- a CDS encoding L,D-transpeptidase family protein has translation MCDNGDGLVVSLRDDGKGRWTGREGRIGGYVLGVGAAFLLMITLICGCSHFDDRTQAWPAIREANDLFKQGDHGASLDKYEQIIQKYPDAGDRVLFEMGVVYSYPGNEQKDYGKSLACFEKLVKEYPESQYRRDSEMMIFRINNMTIKDEMIAAKQADIEALRQEIVTLKNTIEEMKQKAFEARKESVDKILIEKKERRLTLLSKGEALKTYKIALGRNPGGPKEMQGDNKTPEGIYTIDSRNRKSRYFLSLHVSYPNEKDRKRARELGVSPGGDIMIHGVPNGFSWVGGSHSQVDWTKGCIAVTNEEIAEIDKLTPNGTTVEIRP, from the coding sequence ATGTGTGATAATGGAGACGGCCTGGTCGTGTCGCTAAGGGACGATGGGAAAGGCAGATGGACAGGACGGGAAGGGCGTATTGGCGGGTATGTCCTGGGGGTGGGGGCTGCCTTCCTCCTCATGATAACCCTTATATGCGGATGCAGTCATTTTGACGACAGAACCCAGGCGTGGCCGGCCATAAGAGAGGCCAACGATCTTTTTAAACAGGGAGACCATGGCGCCTCTCTGGATAAATATGAGCAGATTATTCAAAAATATCCCGATGCCGGAGACAGAGTTCTTTTCGAGATGGGGGTCGTGTATTCCTATCCGGGAAATGAACAGAAAGATTATGGGAAATCTCTGGCATGTTTTGAGAAGCTCGTGAAGGAGTATCCGGAGAGCCAGTACCGGCGGGACAGCGAGATGATGATATTCCGGATCAATAATATGACGATCAAAGACGAGATGATTGCGGCTAAGCAGGCCGACATTGAAGCTCTCAGGCAAGAGATCGTTACGCTGAAAAATACGATTGAAGAAATGAAACAAAAAGCCTTTGAGGCCCGGAAGGAGTCGGTAGATAAGATACTCATCGAAAAGAAGGAACGGCGATTGACGCTGCTTTCAAAAGGCGAGGCGCTAAAGACCTACAAAATAGCCCTGGGGAGAAACCCTGGCGGCCCCAAGGAAATGCAGGGCGATAACAAAACCCCGGAGGGAATCTATACGATCGACTCAAGAAACAGGAAGAGCCGTTATTTTTTGTCCCTTCATGTTTCCTACCCGAACGAAAAAGACAGAAAGCGGGCACGGGAACTTGGCGTTTCTCCGGGCGGAGATATTATGATCCATGGTGTTCCGAACGGTTTTTCGTGGGTTGGCGGCTCCCACTCACAGGTTGACTGGACTAAAGGATGCATAGCAGTCACGAATGAGGAAATAGCGGAGATCGACAAACTTACGCCCAATGGCACGACTGTTGAGATAAGGCCATAG
- a CDS encoding BPSL0067 family protein produces the protein MLRQLPKRGKDANGNYVNPSNNGEAFSVIL, from the coding sequence ATATTACGACAGCTTCCAAAACGGGGAAAGGATGCAAATGGAAATTACGTCAATCCCAGTAATAACGGCGAAGCCTTTTCGGTAATTCTATGA